The following are from one region of the Pelagibius sp. CAU 1746 genome:
- a CDS encoding DUF1849 family protein, whose product MAGERLSPHRATYALSLGSLQSSSSLVEAAGRFEFEWQDVCDGWAVSQKFRIALFYEDGVSVNFGWSLSSWEAKDGKSYRFFVRRFDGTGLTELVRGEAVLGEDGSGRAVFMEPEAREIDLPAGTLFPTQHTLHVLARAEAGDVPVWTLVFDGSGDEGLFGVSAALSRRMAPDAPARISSPLLDGVPSWRVDLAFFDADQREAEPEQEQGLRLFTNGVVDEMRLDYGDFVLDADLTGLTELPSPDC is encoded by the coding sequence ATGGCCGGTGAGCGGCTGTCGCCGCATAGGGCCACCTACGCGCTCTCGCTGGGCAGTCTGCAGTCGTCCAGTTCCCTGGTCGAAGCGGCCGGTCGCTTCGAGTTCGAATGGCAGGACGTTTGTGACGGTTGGGCGGTAAGCCAGAAATTTCGCATCGCGCTGTTCTACGAGGATGGGGTCTCGGTGAATTTCGGCTGGAGCCTGTCGTCCTGGGAGGCGAAGGATGGCAAGAGCTACCGGTTTTTCGTCCGACGCTTCGACGGCACCGGCCTGACCGAGTTGGTGCGCGGGGAGGCCGTGTTGGGCGAGGACGGCAGCGGCCGGGCCGTGTTCATGGAACCGGAAGCGCGTGAGATCGACCTGCCCGCCGGGACGCTGTTTCCGACCCAGCATACCTTGCATGTGCTGGCCCGTGCCGAAGCCGGCGACGTGCCGGTCTGGACCTTGGTCTTCGATGGTTCGGGCGATGAAGGCCTCTTTGGAGTTTCGGCGGCCTTGTCGCGCCGGATGGCGCCCGACGCCCCGGCGCGCATCTCCAGCCCGCTACTGGACGGTGTGCCGTCCTGGCGGGTCGATCTGGCGTTCTTCGATGCCGATCAGCGGGAGGCCGAGCCCGAACAGGAACAGGGCCTGCGCCTCTTCACCAACGGCGTGGTCGACGAGATGCGGCTGGATTACGGCGATTTTGTGCTGGATGCCGATCTGACCGGGCTGACCGAACTGCCGAGCCCCGACTGCTGA
- a CDS encoding DNA polymerase IV, producing the protein MPGRAIPGLCRDCLETFHGPPPGEPAPRRCPACDGARLVWHPDLDRLSLAHIDCDAFYASVEKRDRPELRDKPVIVGGGRRGVVAAACYVARMYGVHSAMPMFKALKACPDAVVIRPDMAKYAALGRTIRERMLELTPLVEPLSIDEAFLDLSGTEALHHGWPARSLARLVRDIERDLGLTASIGLSYNKFFAKIASDLDKPRGFAVLGFDAASSFLADQPVGIIWGVGKSLRAALAREGITLVRHLLPYSKVELVGHYGRIGDRLYHFARGEDDRGVNPRSPAKSISSETTFSHDIASAKPLLERLWPLCETVARRLKKAGLAGATVQLKLKTADFRQISRSRRLGAATQLAEELYRTARPLVEQEANGRSFRLIGIGAADLVAAEEADLPDLLDPDRTKRAQVERAIDQVRAKLGDQAIGKGRALRLHGEAPSKGSPRGKT; encoded by the coding sequence ATGCCCGGTCGAGCCATACCAGGCCTCTGCCGCGACTGCCTCGAGACATTCCATGGCCCACCGCCCGGCGAACCCGCGCCGCGGCGCTGCCCCGCCTGCGATGGCGCGCGCCTGGTCTGGCACCCCGACCTCGACCGTCTGAGCCTGGCCCACATCGACTGCGACGCCTTTTACGCCAGCGTCGAGAAACGCGACCGTCCGGAACTGCGCGACAAGCCGGTGATCGTCGGCGGCGGCCGGCGCGGCGTGGTCGCCGCCGCGTGCTACGTGGCGCGGATGTACGGCGTGCACTCGGCCATGCCCATGTTCAAGGCGCTCAAGGCCTGTCCAGACGCGGTGGTGATCCGCCCGGACATGGCCAAGTACGCAGCCCTAGGCCGGACCATCCGCGAACGCATGCTGGAACTGACGCCGCTGGTCGAACCGCTGTCCATCGATGAAGCCTTCCTTGACCTCTCGGGCACCGAGGCCCTGCACCATGGCTGGCCCGCCCGCAGCCTGGCCAGGCTGGTCCGGGACATCGAGCGCGACTTGGGTCTCACCGCTTCGATCGGCCTCAGCTATAACAAGTTCTTCGCCAAGATCGCCTCCGACCTCGACAAACCCCGCGGCTTCGCCGTCTTGGGCTTCGATGCGGCATCAAGCTTCCTGGCCGATCAGCCGGTGGGCATCATCTGGGGTGTCGGCAAGTCGCTGCGCGCGGCTCTGGCGCGTGAGGGGATCACCCTGGTGCGGCACTTGTTGCCCTATTCCAAAGTGGAACTGGTGGGACACTACGGACGTATCGGCGATCGGCTCTACCACTTCGCCCGCGGTGAGGACGACCGCGGCGTCAATCCGCGCTCTCCGGCCAAGAGCATCTCCTCCGAGACCACCTTCAGCCACGATATCGCCTCCGCCAAGCCGCTGCTTGAACGTCTCTGGCCGCTCTGCGAAACCGTCGCGCGGCGGCTCAAGAAGGCGGGACTGGCGGGCGCCACGGTCCAGCTGAAACTGAAGACCGCCGACTTCCGGCAGATCTCCCGCTCACGGCGCCTCGGCGCCGCGACCCAACTGGCCGAAGAGCTATATCGGACCGCCCGGCCCCTGGTGGAGCAGGAGGCCAACGGCCGCTCCTTCCGCCTTATCGGCATTGGCGCGGCCGATCTCGTTGCCGCCGAAGAGGCCGACCTGCCCGACCTGCTGGACCCGGACCGCACCAAACGCGCGCAGGTCGAGCGCGCGATCGATCAGGTGCGGGCCAAGCTGGGCGACCAGGCTATCGGCAAGGGGCGCGCCCTTCGCCTCCACGGCGAAGCACCTTCCAAAGGATCGCCGCGGGGAAAAACCTAA
- a CDS encoding GGDEF domain-containing protein: MIPSLLDDVKIESLIRQENLPQLCSAADRLRRLARMTPDSLGASGLKLLDDLLAAAAEAEQSMALQRARIRYLESLSVTDELTGLLNRRGFETELSRALARARRMDETGLLLMCDLNAFKAINDTHGHPAGDAILRATGQTLKRNTRESDYVARVGGDEFAVIITHTSLAQSEQLAHKLSCLVNSLTVEVQDKQIPVSAGFGMTPYDHDSRPDTLIFFADQNLYKNKGPRLLK, translated from the coding sequence ATGATTCCCAGCCTCCTCGACGACGTGAAGATCGAGAGCCTGATCCGGCAGGAGAATCTGCCGCAGCTCTGCTCGGCGGCGGACCGCTTGCGGCGGTTGGCCAGGATGACCCCCGACTCACTGGGCGCTTCCGGCCTCAAGCTACTGGACGACTTGCTGGCCGCGGCAGCAGAGGCGGAACAGTCCATGGCTCTGCAGCGGGCCCGCATCCGCTACCTCGAATCGCTTTCCGTCACCGATGAGCTGACCGGCCTGCTGAATCGGCGCGGCTTCGAAACCGAGCTCTCGCGCGCCCTCGCCCGGGCGCGCCGGATGGATGAAACCGGTCTGCTGCTGATGTGCGACCTCAACGCCTTCAAGGCCATCAACGATACCCACGGCCACCCCGCCGGCGACGCCATCTTGCGGGCGACCGGCCAGACGCTGAAACGAAATACCCGGGAAAGCGACTACGTGGCGCGGGTCGGTGGCGACGAGTTCGCCGTCATCATCACCCACACTTCACTGGCCCAGAGCGAGCAGTTGGCTCACAAACTCTCCTGCCTGGTCAACTCCCTGACCGTCGAGGTGCAGGATAAGCAGATCCCCGTCTCCGCAGGCTTCGGCATGACGCCCTACGATCACGACAGCCGGCCCGACACCCTGATCTTTTTCGCCGACCAGAATCTGTACAAGAACAAGGGCCCCCGGCTGCTCAAGTAG
- a CDS encoding DUF6505 family protein, whose protein sequence is MTETPTRLPRAIRLDQSDLHVFERPCEIGEWAIPGSFAYADVEPARLEGKAQIVFKSAWLGLTSFGHTTLVEVAEIGEADFFAAVERLARHIEEAYRAPSFGDALAAARRELEDAAGLCEHKLGTLLAVEREPGDEGFVERFRVIEPARAGDHAKIWSIVTDDTADGE, encoded by the coding sequence ATGACCGAGACGCCGACACGCCTGCCCCGCGCCATCCGGCTGGACCAGTCCGACCTGCACGTCTTCGAGAGACCCTGCGAGATCGGCGAATGGGCCATCCCGGGCAGCTTCGCCTATGCCGATGTCGAGCCGGCCCGTTTGGAGGGCAAGGCACAAATCGTCTTCAAATCCGCTTGGCTCGGATTGACGAGCTTCGGCCACACGACGCTTGTCGAGGTGGCGGAGATCGGCGAGGCCGATTTCTTCGCCGCGGTCGAGCGCCTTGCGCGCCACATCGAGGAAGCCTATCGGGCGCCCAGCTTCGGCGACGCCCTGGCTGCGGCGCGCCGGGAGCTAGAGGACGCCGCCGGTCTCTGTGAACACAAGCTCGGCACCCTGCTGGCGGTCGAGCGCGAACCCGGCGACGAAGGCTTCGTCGAGCGGTTCCGGGTTATCGAGCCGGCGCGCGCCGGAGATCACGCCAAGATCTGGAGTATCGTCACAGACGACACGGCCGACGGCGAGTAA
- a CDS encoding methyl-accepting chemotaxis protein, translated as MSEAMNAGSRKGEKTGWIERLLKARSAKGKQPAKLKFKGVGIGPRLFGAFGAVAFLTLAASAIAWFSFANVGNVLYQVTDRSVPAMTEALRLSAASASLSAEAPALVAARDDEERRRLNASLFPKITAMGSTLSALRERLGDSEQLKAVTELTRQTTDNLQSLNGAVTEMLQLQAAREAKVGEIAAAHNEVLGITVPMVDDVNFELVIEAETAAEVGGAAVTELFDNGVGGLMAVLRTEAHANLIEGILRDAAQASEPSRLQPLRERFTAAQEALLESVEKMPAGHQAGALKSQVETLLGYGREPGNIFEIREAELKAAARAAEVLTRTRQFSADLTTEVDRLVAAAGDDLNAGIESSDAAIAGGKLWLFVIAGVSLVFSLAIAWLYVGRNLLARLSAVAVSMREIADGKLDTEVQVTGSDEITEMAKTLSVFRDGLAEVERANAKIAEERETAARERREAMVKLADDFEASVMSVVESVTSASNEVQTSSMRMTDTAKGANSKANAAGSAAERAANNVQTVASAAEELASSIKEIGRQVNQSSNIATSAVEKGERTNHQVEGLSAAAQKIGEVVELITDIAEQTNLLALNATIEAARAGEAGKGFAVVASEVKGLATQTAKATEDIAGQIKDIQNATRDAVTAIRDITETISEIDSIATTIAAAVEEQSSATQEISRNVQEAAAGAQQAGTNITGVHEAITETSSAADQMLGASTTLAEQANGLKTQVGDFLTQVRSA; from the coding sequence ATGAGCGAAGCGATGAATGCGGGCTCAAGGAAGGGCGAAAAGACCGGTTGGATCGAGAGGCTCTTGAAGGCCAGGTCGGCGAAGGGAAAGCAGCCGGCGAAGCTCAAGTTCAAAGGTGTGGGGATCGGCCCCCGGCTGTTCGGCGCCTTCGGCGCAGTCGCTTTTCTGACCTTGGCGGCAAGCGCCATTGCCTGGTTCTCGTTCGCCAACGTGGGCAACGTTCTGTATCAGGTGACGGACCGCAGCGTGCCGGCGATGACAGAGGCGCTGCGCCTCTCGGCGGCCAGCGCATCGCTCTCCGCCGAGGCGCCCGCCCTGGTCGCCGCGCGGGACGACGAAGAGCGCCGCAGACTGAATGCCAGCTTGTTTCCAAAGATCACTGCGATGGGATCGACGCTCAGCGCGTTGCGGGAGCGTCTCGGCGATTCCGAACAGCTGAAGGCCGTCACCGAACTGACGCGGCAGACAACCGACAATCTCCAGAGCCTCAACGGCGCGGTCACCGAGATGCTGCAGCTGCAGGCAGCCCGTGAAGCGAAGGTCGGCGAAATCGCAGCAGCGCATAACGAAGTCCTCGGCATCACCGTGCCCATGGTCGACGACGTGAACTTCGAACTGGTCATCGAAGCCGAAACTGCCGCCGAGGTGGGGGGAGCCGCCGTCACTGAACTCTTCGACAACGGTGTCGGCGGACTTATGGCCGTGCTGCGGACCGAGGCGCATGCGAACCTCATCGAGGGGATCCTTCGCGACGCCGCCCAGGCCAGCGAGCCGAGCCGCCTGCAGCCGCTGCGGGAGCGTTTCACCGCGGCGCAGGAGGCGCTTCTGGAAAGTGTCGAGAAGATGCCTGCCGGACATCAGGCAGGGGCCCTAAAGAGCCAAGTGGAGACTCTGCTGGGATACGGCCGCGAGCCGGGCAACATTTTCGAGATCCGCGAAGCCGAACTGAAGGCCGCGGCGAGAGCGGCTGAGGTATTGACCCGTACCCGGCAGTTCTCGGCCGATCTGACCACCGAAGTCGACCGTCTGGTGGCGGCCGCGGGCGATGACCTCAACGCCGGAATCGAGTCGTCCGACGCGGCGATCGCCGGCGGAAAGCTCTGGCTCTTCGTGATCGCCGGCGTCAGCCTTGTGTTCTCCCTGGCCATCGCCTGGCTCTACGTCGGCCGAAACCTTCTGGCGCGCCTCTCCGCCGTAGCCGTTTCCATGCGCGAAATCGCCGACGGCAAGCTGGACACCGAGGTCCAGGTGACCGGCAGCGACGAGATCACGGAGATGGCCAAGACGCTCAGCGTGTTCCGCGACGGCCTGGCCGAAGTGGAGCGGGCCAACGCCAAGATTGCCGAAGAGCGTGAGACGGCGGCGCGCGAAAGGCGGGAGGCGATGGTCAAGCTGGCCGACGACTTCGAAGCCAGCGTGATGAGCGTGGTGGAGTCGGTCACTTCGGCATCGAACGAGGTCCAGACGTCCTCGATGCGCATGACAGATACGGCAAAGGGGGCGAACAGCAAGGCCAATGCGGCCGGCTCCGCGGCGGAGCGGGCGGCCAACAACGTGCAGACGGTGGCGAGCGCCGCCGAAGAACTGGCTTCTTCGATCAAAGAGATCGGGCGCCAGGTCAACCAGTCGTCGAACATCGCCACGAGCGCGGTGGAGAAGGGCGAAAGAACCAACCACCAGGTCGAAGGCCTTTCGGCGGCAGCACAGAAGATCGGCGAGGTGGTGGAGCTGATTACCGACATCGCCGAGCAGACCAACCTGCTGGCCTTGAACGCCACCATCGAGGCGGCGCGCGCCGGCGAGGCGGGCAAGGGCTTTGCCGTGGTGGCCAGCGAGGTCAAAGGGCTGGCGACACAGACGGCCAAGGCGACCGAGGATATCGCCGGCCAGATCAAGGATATCCAGAACGCCACCCGCGACGCGGTGACGGCGATCAGGGACATCACCGAGACGATCTCGGAGATCGACAGCATCGCCACGACCATCGCCGCGGCGGTGGAAGAGCAGTCCTCGGCGACTCAGGAGATATCCCGCAACGTGCAGGAAGCGGCCGCCGGAGCCCAACAGGCCGGCACCAATATCACCGGCGTGCACGAAGCGATCACCGAGACCAGCTCCGCAGCAGACCAGATGCTCGGCGCTTCGACGACCTTGGCCGAACAGGCCAATGGACTGAAGACGCAGGTCGGCGATTTTCTCACGCAGGTGCGCAGCGCCTGA